The genome window GTAATCCTGGCAGACAATGAAAGACCTCTGGCCATGATTGCCCTGGCAGACAGGATTAAGGATCACTCTGCAGAGGGTGTCCGGATGCTGAAGGATCTGGGCCTTGAGCTGTATATGATCACTGGAGACAACCCCCATACGGCCGCAGCCATTGCCAAAGAGGCGGGTGTGGATCATGTGTTGGCGGGGATACTCCCCGAAGGCAAGGCCTTGGAGGTGAAAAAGCTCCAGGAAGCAGGTCATATTGTGGCCATGGTGGGTGATGGAGTGAATGATGCACCGGCTCTTGCCACCTCCAATACAGGTATAGCCATGGGAGAAGGCTCGGACATTGCCATGGAGTCTTCCGACATCACTCTGATGAGGGGAGACCTGCGGGAGATCGCAGCCGCGGTAAAACTCTCCCGCAAGACCATGGGAAAAATAAAGCAGAACCTTTTCTGGGCATTTTTCTATAATGCCATAGGCATTCCTTTTGCAGCGTTGGGCCTGCTTAACCCCATCATTGCCGGAGCAGCCATGGCCTTCAGTTCGGTTTCTGTGGTAAGCAATTCACTGAGCCTGAAAAACTTCAAAATGGATACATCCGGGCATGTTGCTACGGTTAGAAACGATAAGATACACGAGGAGAATCTGATGAATGTAGTAGTAAAAGTGGATGGCATGAGCTGTAACCACTGTAAAATGTCTGTAGAAAAGGCAGCAGGATCGGTTGATACTGTGACCTCTGCCGTTGTGGATCTAGATAAGAAAGAAGTGGCCCTGACTCTTACAGATGAGGGTAAACTCGCAGAAGTGAAGGCAGCCATCACCGAAGCCGGTTTTACTCCACTGTAAGTATTTTTCTTAATCTTTTCTTCAAGAGCAGCTCCCTGAGTTGCTCTTTTTTTGACATTTCATTGGATTGTACTAATATTAGAGTAAGTACATGTAATTGTATTTTCCTTAACTGTGTTGACCTTATCTGAAATTGACTTGTGTTTTATGTATTAAAAAAACTAGATCTTCAAAAAAGGAATATCAGACATGAATTCTGAACTAGTGAAACAGAAAGGGACAAGTCCTGGATTTTTTTACTTTTTAAATACATCAGATGATTTCTACAAATGGAAAATGGAAGAAAATCCATTTCACTATAAGATTTTTCTCATTGCAGCTACGGTCATTCTGGCAATATTCGGCATCCTTGATGTGATTTATCTCCAGGAGCCCTGGCGCTCTGAAATCCTTAAGCTGACCTTCCTGGGGATTGGACCATTCATAATCCTAAGCACCCTTATTTATCTGTACAACAAGACCAGCTGGCTTTGCCCCCTCTCTATTTTTTTGACCCTTCTTGCGGCCGCTTTGATCAGCGTGAGACTCGTTATGCTGGCAGAAAAAGCAGACATTGGACAGTTCTACCCCTCTCTGATTCTCATTGTGCTTTTCAGCTTCTTCTTAAGCGGGCTGCATTATATGCTGGCCATCGCCGTATCCCTCACGCTTTTGATTGCCTATTATACTGCAAAATTTGAATATTTTACCTCCCTTCACAGCCCTCCCTCTGAAGTCGTAATTCTTGCATTGAGCATACTCGTGTCTCTTATTGGCGGTATCAGTCTGGAAAGATCTCATAAAAAAAGGTATCAGCAGTCTGTTCTTCTAAGCTATTATGCAGATCGTGATAGTTTGACCGGACTCTTTAACCGCCGGTACTTTTTTAATTTTGCCGAGAAAGTGTGGAAACAGTGCCTTAGAGATAAACTGCCCATCACCATCATGATAGCCGATGTCGATTATTTTAAGAAATATAATGACTCTTACGGCCACATCCAGGGAGATCACTGCCTAAGAGCCCTGTCCAGAACATTTGAATTGGCCATGAAAAGACCCTTTGACCTGGTGGCCCGCTACGGGGGAGAAGAGTTTATCTTCCTCTGGTTCAATACAGAATCAGATTATATAAAAAAAGTGATAGAAGTGATTAGAACTGATGTCATGGCTTTGAAGATAGACCACAATGATTCCAGCATTAATGAATATGTGACCATCAGTGGCGGAATCTCAACTTGTATTCCCGATTCGGAAACCTCCATATACGACCTGGTTCAAACTGCAGATACCGCTTTGTATAAGGCAAAGACCCAAGGCAGAAACAGATGTGTATTCTCTTAAATCTATCCATTCTTCTGCTTTAATACTCTCTCTATCTCCCGTTCATATCCTATTCATATCTTATTTCTATTCTTTATTTATCAACTATGAAATGAGGTAGAATATGCATGGTTTTCACAATGGTGTCTATGATGGATTTATGGGGTTCAGACATGTTCAATATGGAGGGTATATTATGTTAGGTATTGGTTTGGTTCTTATTTTGGGTATTGTCTACCTGGCCTTTAGAAAGGGCTCCCACCTTCCTTTGACGGCCGACAGAGAGTCTCCCATGGAAACACTTCAGAAGCGTTTTATCAATGGTGAAATAAGCAAAGACGAGTTTATCGAGAAGAAAGAGACTCTGAATTTGAAATAGGCTTATAAATGCTCTATAAAAAAGGCTCTTCCCAGGGGAGAGCCTTTTTTTTAGTTTGAGCGAAAGGATAGAGAACTTAAATTCAGGAATTTTCGGGATGTTCTTTCTCTTCGGCCACAACTCTGGCAGCTTTTTCTATGATATCCGCAACCTGGTGCTGGTTGAGACGGTCTGTGTTGATGATGAGATCGGCAAAGGCATAATCATTGTTGTCAATTTCATAGAGTCTCTTGTACCGGGCATGATCCCGCTCATCTCTGGCATGGGTTTCCACCATCCTCTGTTCAAAGACTCCCCCTTCCCTCTCATGAATACGGGAGGCTCTGGTCTCCGGACTGGCCGTTAAAAAGACCTTAAGATCCGCCTCTTTGAGCATCCAAATGGCCAGACGGGACCCCAATACGGAGGGTCCTTCCATGGCAAGTTTGACCTGGTTCTCATCAACAAAATAGTCCCATTGGGGGTCATTTTCTGCCATCTGGCAGAGTTCCTTAAAATCGATTCCTCTGTCTTCGGCAATATTATGAAAGGTATAGTTGACTAACTTCAATCCGAGCCGTTCCGACAGGATACTGCTCACCGTAGAGTTTCCACACCCACTGCGTCCTGAAATAGCAATCCTGAAGGCTTTCTTATTCAACATTTTTAAGCTGCTCCCTTACTTTTTCTAATGAATCTTTCATGTCCACAACGATCCTGCCAATTTCAACAAGGGTATTTTTTGATCCGATTGTGTTGACTTCCCGGTTGATTTCCTGACAAAGAAAGTCCAGTTTCTTCCCCACTGGTTCATCCAATGCGGCTATATTTCTGAATCCTTCCAAATGGGTATTCAACCTCTGCAGTTCTTCGTTGATATCAAAACGAACAAGCTGAATGGCAATTTCGGCCAGAATGCGGCTTTCATCCGCTTTGCCCTGCACGATTTCATCGAATTTTTCTTTCAGATTCGTTGTGATCTGTTCCTGCATACGGGGGGCAAAGGCCGTGATCTGATTCACACAATCTTCCATGAAGTCAATCTGCCCCATGATGTCTTTAGTGGTTTCTGC of Oceanispirochaeta crateris contains these proteins:
- a CDS encoding diguanylate cyclase; protein product: MNSELVKQKGTSPGFFYFLNTSDDFYKWKMEENPFHYKIFLIAATVILAIFGILDVIYLQEPWRSEILKLTFLGIGPFIILSTLIYLYNKTSWLCPLSIFLTLLAAALISVRLVMLAEKADIGQFYPSLILIVLFSFFLSGLHYMLAIAVSLTLLIAYYTAKFEYFTSLHSPPSEVVILALSILVSLIGGISLERSHKKRYQQSVLLSYYADRDSLTGLFNRRYFFNFAEKVWKQCLRDKLPITIMIADVDYFKKYNDSYGHIQGDHCLRALSRTFELAMKRPFDLVARYGGEEFIFLWFNTESDYIKKVIEVIRTDVMALKIDHNDSSINEYVTISGGISTCIPDSETSIYDLVQTADTALYKAKTQGRNRCVFS
- a CDS encoding SHOCT domain-containing protein, producing the protein MHGFHNGVYDGFMGFRHVQYGGYIMLGIGLVLILGIVYLAFRKGSHLPLTADRESPMETLQKRFINGEISKDEFIEKKETLNLK
- the cmk gene encoding (d)CMP kinase; this translates as MLNKKAFRIAISGRSGCGNSTVSSILSERLGLKLVNYTFHNIAEDRGIDFKELCQMAENDPQWDYFVDENQVKLAMEGPSVLGSRLAIWMLKEADLKVFLTASPETRASRIHEREGGVFEQRMVETHARDERDHARYKRLYEIDNNDYAFADLIINTDRLNQHQVADIIEKAARVVAEEKEHPENS